In Spirobacillus cienkowskii, a genomic segment contains:
- a CDS encoding glycine--tRNA ligase subunit alpha, giving the protein MEIKNFQEFIIALCNYWVDYGCIWSQPYDANMGAGTFHPHTFLKGVGPEPWRSVYVQPCRRPVDGRYGKSPYRFQHYYQLQVLLKPSPSNIVDIFLKSLEHVGINLKENDIGLLEDDWKGPTLGAWGLGWEIRANGQEVTQFTYFQQLGGQDIDVVCGEITYGLERLFMYSKGYNNALDMPFNDQFTYGDIFFQNEFEFSSFNFIEADTQQLFKYFEVCEEKVMALCEKNLVLPAYDYVLQASHCFNLLDARGAISVSERQRYIGRVRDCARKCALKYRASREKLGFPLLNRLDNDARKPLFSNKLNNPKKLEFNETQLYNNINQFSSSQSLNILFELGVEEMPPAFQVSAKAQLESKVAEFVAKENLNWHFFTIHSPKNMHHIVLKFHLGV; this is encoded by the coding sequence GTGGAAATAAAGAATTTTCAAGAATTTATTATTGCTCTATGCAATTACTGGGTTGACTATGGCTGTATTTGGAGCCAACCCTATGATGCAAATATGGGAGCAGGAACCTTTCACCCGCACACGTTCTTAAAAGGTGTTGGGCCAGAACCATGGCGATCTGTATATGTGCAGCCTTGCAGACGTCCGGTTGATGGTCGTTATGGCAAAAGCCCTTATCGCTTTCAGCATTATTACCAACTACAAGTTTTGTTAAAACCATCTCCATCAAATATTGTTGATATATTTTTAAAATCACTTGAGCATGTTGGAATAAATTTAAAAGAAAATGACATAGGTTTACTAGAAGATGATTGGAAAGGACCAACACTGGGTGCCTGGGGGTTAGGTTGGGAAATACGTGCAAATGGTCAAGAAGTGACTCAATTTACCTATTTTCAACAACTCGGTGGCCAGGATATTGATGTTGTTTGTGGAGAAATAACGTATGGTTTAGAACGTCTATTTATGTACTCAAAAGGCTATAATAATGCCCTTGATATGCCATTTAATGACCAATTTACTTATGGTGACATCTTTTTTCAAAATGAGTTTGAATTTTCTAGTTTTAATTTTATTGAAGCTGATACCCAGCAATTATTTAAATATTTTGAAGTATGCGAAGAAAAAGTTATGGCGTTGTGCGAAAAAAATTTAGTTTTGCCCGCCTACGATTATGTTTTACAGGCTTCGCATTGTTTTAATTTATTAGATGCACGAGGCGCGATTTCTGTAAGTGAAAGGCAACGTTATATAGGAAGAGTTCGAGATTGTGCGCGAAAGTGTGCATTAAAATATCGAGCATCTCGTGAAAAGCTTGGGTTTCCGTTATTAAACAGATTAGACAATGATGCGCGCAAACCGTTGTTTTCTAATAAATTAAATAATCCAAAAAAATTGGAATTTAATGAAACTCAATTGTATAATAATATTAATCAATTTTCTTCTAGTCAGAGTTTAAATATATTATTTGAACTGGGAGTAGAAGAAATGCCGCCCGCTTTTCAGGTCAGTGCCAAAGCTCAATTAGAATCTAAGGTTGCAGAATTTGTAGCGAAAGAAAATTTAAATTGGCACTTTTTCACGATACACTCGCCAAAGAACATGCATCATATAGTATTGAAATTTCATCTAGGCGTTTGA
- a CDS encoding DsbA family protein — protein sequence MSKGKFIIGGIFVCAAIVGTIPLFFHDYKKITNNLPVTQNATEKLEKAISSNNKSDVLGKFNNTTLKRSDLNPQERQALYDAENQSYKAIENILAKRFFDNRIKEYMKKKNISNVNDAEKIFIQEFSGVSQAQVKQFIKENGENPQLKGKSPEQQEALVKPYLQNQGISNYYRSIIAKAISDGDIEVTGAAKPESVRINVDTSNAPSKGTANAPITIVEFADFQCPFCATAEPVIEEILKKYKGKVRLVFKNFPLAQMHPEAIPSALAAECAAKQDKYWQMHGALFENHKKLNEQLYVQLAQKFGLNLEEFNKCRKDKAMLDKIYADMEYGQSLGINATPAFYVNGIQLMGAVPKSDFEKIINSELAK from the coding sequence ATGTCCAAGGGAAAGTTTATTATAGGCGGTATTTTTGTTTGTGCAGCAATAGTTGGCACAATACCACTATTTTTTCATGATTACAAAAAAATTACAAATAATTTGCCTGTCACGCAAAATGCTACCGAAAAACTTGAAAAAGCGATCTCATCCAATAATAAGAGCGACGTTCTTGGCAAATTTAATAACACAACTTTAAAACGTAGCGATCTCAATCCTCAAGAACGCCAAGCATTATATGACGCAGAAAATCAATCTTACAAAGCGATAGAAAATATATTAGCCAAAAGATTTTTTGATAATCGTATTAAAGAATATATGAAAAAGAAAAATATTTCTAATGTGAATGATGCAGAGAAAATATTTATTCAAGAATTTTCTGGAGTTTCTCAAGCTCAAGTTAAGCAATTTATAAAAGAAAATGGAGAAAATCCGCAACTAAAAGGCAAATCTCCCGAACAACAAGAAGCGCTTGTAAAGCCATATTTACAAAATCAAGGTATCAGCAACTACTATCGTTCCATTATTGCAAAAGCAATTTCTGATGGTGATATAGAAGTAACAGGAGCTGCAAAACCAGAGTCTGTTAGAATAAATGTTGATACATCAAATGCACCATCAAAAGGGACTGCAAATGCACCAATAACAATTGTTGAATTTGCAGATTTTCAATGCCCATTCTGCGCAACAGCAGAGCCAGTTATTGAAGAAATATTAAAAAAATATAAAGGCAAAGTACGCCTTGTTTTTAAAAATTTTCCTCTTGCCCAAATGCATCCTGAAGCAATTCCTTCTGCATTAGCAGCAGAATGCGCTGCGAAACAAGATAAATACTGGCAAATGCATGGAGCGTTATTTGAAAATCATAAAAAATTAAACGAACAGCTTTATGTACAATTAGCACAAAAATTTGGATTAAATCTTGAAGAGTTTAATAAATGTAGAAAAGACAAAGCTATGCTTGATAAAATATACGCTGATATGGAATATGGCCAAAGTCTTGGAATAAATGCAACACCTGCTTTTTATGTAAATGGTATACAACTTATGGGAGCTGTTCCAAAATCAGACTTTGAAAAAATTATTAATAGTGAACTCGCTAAATAA
- a CDS encoding Rpn family recombination-promoting nuclease/putative transposase: protein MIQTESVDILDPKVDSIFKKIFGEKKELFIDFVNSVFADKNEKLVKSVTFLNTELSKDIANGKECILDVRAELDDGSQINIEVQVTPQKHYIKRNLFYWSRLYVEQISLGEHYKGLKRCVCINLINFDLFPENNSYHRMLSGLDVDTHEVLAPDLEIHYLIIPKMPKGMYNGSMTRLEKWLLFFQAPEKKVLEELAMQDRLFEQAKETLYFLSHNPAERIAYTQRLKYLLDTISQLDDAKTEGEVKGKVEGIQIGKAEGIEIGKAEGIEIGKRENMIEIAKTMKASDFPMMSIIKVTKLSQEEIENL from the coding sequence ATGATTCAAACCGAATCTGTTGATATTTTAGACCCCAAGGTTGATTCCATATTCAAAAAAATTTTTGGCGAAAAAAAAGAACTTTTTATAGATTTTGTGAATAGTGTTTTTGCAGATAAAAACGAAAAACTGGTGAAATCTGTTACTTTCTTAAATACAGAACTCTCAAAAGACATTGCTAATGGCAAAGAATGTATTTTAGATGTGCGCGCTGAGCTTGACGATGGTAGTCAAATTAATATTGAGGTTCAGGTTACTCCTCAAAAACATTATATAAAAAGAAATTTGTTTTATTGGAGCAGGCTGTATGTTGAGCAAATATCCCTGGGCGAACACTACAAAGGCTTAAAGCGCTGTGTTTGCATTAATTTGATAAATTTTGACCTCTTCCCAGAAAACAATAGCTATCATAGAATGTTGTCTGGTTTGGATGTCGACACTCACGAAGTTCTAGCACCAGACTTAGAAATTCATTATTTAATTATACCCAAAATGCCTAAAGGTATGTATAATGGCAGTATGACAAGGCTTGAAAAATGGTTACTTTTCTTTCAAGCACCAGAAAAAAAAGTTTTAGAGGAACTCGCAATGCAAGACAGATTATTTGAACAAGCAAAAGAGACTCTCTATTTTTTGAGTCATAACCCCGCAGAAAGAATTGCTTACACCCAACGTTTAAAATACTTGCTGGATACTATTTCACAACTTGATGATGCAAAAACTGAAGGTGAAGTTAAAGGTAAAGTCGAAGGCATTCAAATCGGCAAGGCCGAAGGCATTGAAATCGGTAAGGCCGAAGGCATTGAAATTGGTAAGCGTGAAAATATGATTGAAATCGCAAAAACAATGAAAGCTAGTGATTTTCCAATGATGAGTATTATTAAAGTCACTAAACTCTCTCAAGAAGAAATTGAAAATCTTTAA
- the rnhA gene encoding ribonuclease HI, with protein MTSPVTLYSDGACSGNPGPGGWACVLIYNNQKRRISGYEKHTTNNKMELMGVIRGLESLTRPMPVLIITDSQYVKNAFTAGWLENWQKNGWKTKSGSPVKNQELWLQLCLLQRKHSLSWQWVKGHSGDLYNEMCDELARTAILTQKGVDEKF; from the coding sequence ATGACTTCACCTGTTACACTTTATTCTGACGGAGCATGTTCTGGAAATCCTGGACCAGGTGGCTGGGCCTGTGTTTTGATCTACAATAATCAAAAACGGAGAATCTCGGGTTATGAAAAACATACCACTAATAATAAAATGGAGCTTATGGGAGTGATTCGTGGCTTAGAAAGCCTAACTCGACCAATGCCAGTTCTTATTATCACCGACAGCCAATATGTCAAAAACGCATTTACGGCTGGCTGGCTCGAAAACTGGCAAAAAAACGGTTGGAAAACAAAATCTGGTTCTCCCGTTAAAAACCAAGAACTATGGTTGCAACTTTGTTTATTACAAAGAAAACACAGCTTATCATGGCAATGGGTAAAAGGTCACTCAGGAGATTTATACAACGAAATGTGCGACGAACTCGCACGAACTGCAATTTTAACACAAAAAGGGGTCGACGAAAAATTTTAA
- the metK gene encoding methionine adenosyltransferase: MFQRSPNVYSSSEITYFTSESVSEGHPDKVADQISDGILDELLSFDPRARVACEALCKTGLVVIAGEISVNPETVSTNEKKLNRKMKNYSDIAREVIKEVGYEDPDNGFEYRSCGVIVAVDQQSPDIAQGVNEGEGLHKEQGAGDQGMMFGYATNETPEYMPATVQYAHSILRNLSKARKENQVNWLRPDAKSQVTVEYVNGKMNRVDTVVVSTMHTKDVSQETIRQFVIENIIKKTIPSNLLDANTKYHINPTGNFVIGGPQGDCGLTGRKIIVDTYGGHGAHGGGAFSGKDPSKVDRSAAYMGRYIAKNIVAAGLADKALVQIAYAIGVAKPVSVNVNTYGTEKISRSKIEDAVLKTFDMTPSGIVKTFDLLYPHKNGFTYHQTASYGHFGRQHFPWEKLDKVSELKKLL; encoded by the coding sequence ATGTTTCAACGCTCGCCCAATGTTTATTCTTCTTCCGAAATCACTTATTTTACGTCCGAAAGCGTAAGTGAAGGCCATCCTGATAAAGTTGCCGATCAAATTTCTGATGGCATTCTTGATGAACTACTTTCGTTTGATCCTAGAGCTCGCGTTGCTTGCGAAGCTTTATGCAAAACAGGCTTAGTTGTGATTGCTGGCGAAATTTCTGTTAACCCAGAAACAGTGAGCACAAACGAAAAAAAATTAAACCGCAAGATGAAAAATTATTCTGACATAGCGCGGGAAGTTATTAAAGAAGTTGGCTATGAAGATCCTGACAACGGCTTTGAATACAGAAGCTGTGGAGTGATTGTTGCCGTTGATCAACAATCACCAGACATTGCTCAAGGCGTCAATGAGGGAGAAGGTCTCCACAAAGAACAAGGCGCAGGCGATCAGGGAATGATGTTTGGTTACGCGACTAACGAAACTCCTGAATACATGCCAGCAACCGTACAATATGCACACTCAATTTTACGTAACCTTTCTAAAGCTAGAAAAGAAAATCAAGTAAATTGGTTACGTCCCGATGCAAAATCACAAGTGACTGTTGAATATGTTAACGGTAAAATGAATCGAGTTGATACAGTTGTTGTTAGCACAATGCACACTAAAGATGTATCACAAGAAACCATCCGTCAGTTTGTGATTGAAAACATCATTAAAAAAACAATTCCTTCCAACTTACTTGATGCAAATACAAAATATCATATCAACCCAACAGGTAACTTTGTAATTGGTGGTCCTCAAGGAGACTGCGGTCTTACTGGACGTAAAATTATTGTTGATACTTATGGTGGCCATGGTGCACATGGAGGAGGCGCATTCTCCGGAAAAGACCCTTCTAAAGTTGATCGCTCAGCAGCATATATGGGACGCTACATTGCAAAAAATATTGTTGCAGCCGGTTTAGCAGACAAAGCTCTTGTCCAAATTGCATATGCAATTGGAGTGGCAAAACCTGTTAGCGTTAACGTTAATACCTATGGCACAGAAAAAATTAGCCGTTCTAAAATAGAAGATGCTGTGTTAAAAACTTTTGATATGACTCCTTCTGGGATTGTTAAAACTTTTGATCTTTTATATCCGCACAAAAATGGATTCACTTATCATCAAACAGCATCTTACGGGCATTTTGGACGCCAACATTTTCCTTGGGAAAAATTAGACAAAGTTTCTGAATTAAAAAAACTTCTCTAG
- a CDS encoding enoyl-CoA hydratase/isomerase family protein translates to MQENFTSLEFKDRIANLQINRPSQLNSLNKQVLQELQNHCLNLKENTNIDVVIVSGAGDKSFVAGADIKEMQDFKTNIEGENFSKLGSQTMLLLENLPQIVIAKVQGFALGGGLELALACDFIIASEKAIFGFPEVTLGLIPGFAGTQRLSRKIGPAKSIEWIASAKKYTAEHALNCGLISYVTPHNELNNFTEEFSVKIIKNSPTAIKTAKKVIQQGLQLNFEMGCSLESREFGKLFTNQESKEGIKAFIEKRTPNFI, encoded by the coding sequence ATGCAAGAAAACTTCACCTCCTTAGAATTTAAAGACAGAATTGCAAATTTACAAATTAACAGACCAAGTCAATTAAATTCATTAAATAAACAAGTGTTACAAGAACTACAAAATCACTGTTTAAATTTAAAAGAAAACACAAATATTGATGTTGTCATTGTTTCTGGTGCTGGGGATAAATCTTTTGTCGCAGGCGCTGATATTAAGGAAATGCAAGACTTTAAAACTAACATTGAAGGAGAAAATTTTTCAAAACTAGGATCTCAAACAATGTTACTTTTAGAAAATTTACCGCAAATTGTAATTGCAAAAGTTCAAGGTTTTGCGTTAGGCGGCGGACTAGAACTCGCTTTAGCTTGTGATTTTATTATTGCATCAGAAAAAGCAATTTTTGGTTTTCCTGAAGTAACGCTAGGTCTTATACCTGGTTTTGCAGGCACCCAAAGACTATCTCGAAAAATTGGACCTGCTAAATCAATAGAATGGATTGCATCTGCAAAAAAATATACTGCAGAGCACGCATTAAATTGCGGACTTATCAGTTATGTAACACCTCACAACGAATTAAATAACTTTACAGAAGAATTTTCTGTTAAAATCATAAAAAACAGTCCAACTGCAATTAAAACTGCAAAAAAAGTTATTCAGCAAGGATTGCAACTTAATTTTGAGATGGGCTGTTCTTTAGAATCAAGAGAATTTGGTAAATTATTTACTAATCAAGAATCGAAAGAAGGTATTAAGGCGTTTATAGAAAAAAGAACTCCTAATTTTATTTAA
- the ribF gene encoding riboflavin biosynthesis protein RibF: MSVKTIYKLFGNQEIINQKETVSFTIGNFDGVHAGHVYLIDQLKKLNAGIPIAILTFHPHPVSFFSPKNPKTLLSTLEDKVSLLLKIGVDVVVVQQFDNDFASLSSDEFCMWLKNNFNIYSVIIGHDFQYGKQRKGDFAHMKNFASKENWKIVQIPAFKMLDGQVVSSSLIRGALTCGDVEEVEKFLTRPYCLPGIVVKGDQRGRLIGFPTANIQLDDILVIPRYGVYACLVEIESNGVLLPSVMNCGVRPTIASGLKLQIEAHILDFSQEIYGSRVRFHVKKFIRGEMKFENLDELKQQIGKDVLLASQYFSINN, translated from the coding sequence ATGTCTGTAAAAACAATTTATAAGTTGTTTGGTAATCAAGAAATTATAAATCAAAAAGAAACTGTTTCTTTTACTATTGGAAACTTTGATGGAGTTCATGCAGGGCATGTTTATCTCATTGATCAACTAAAAAAATTAAATGCTGGAATTCCTATTGCAATTTTAACCTTTCATCCACACCCAGTCAGTTTTTTTTCACCAAAAAACCCTAAGACTTTGTTGTCTACACTTGAAGATAAAGTGTCATTATTATTAAAAATTGGTGTTGATGTTGTTGTTGTTCAGCAATTTGATAATGACTTTGCATCTTTGAGTTCTGATGAATTTTGTATGTGGTTAAAAAATAATTTTAATATTTATTCTGTGATAATTGGTCATGATTTTCAATATGGAAAGCAGCGTAAAGGTGACTTTGCGCACATGAAAAATTTTGCAAGTAAAGAAAATTGGAAAATAGTGCAAATTCCCGCATTTAAAATGCTTGATGGACAAGTTGTTTCGTCTTCTTTAATTAGAGGTGCATTAACTTGTGGAGATGTCGAAGAGGTAGAAAAGTTTTTAACAAGACCTTATTGCTTGCCTGGCATTGTAGTTAAAGGTGATCAGCGTGGTCGATTGATAGGCTTTCCAACTGCAAACATTCAGCTTGATGATATTTTAGTGATCCCAAGATATGGTGTGTATGCATGTTTGGTTGAAATTGAATCAAATGGTGTGTTGCTGCCATCAGTTATGAATTGTGGTGTGCGTCCTACAATTGCGTCTGGATTGAAATTACAAATAGAAGCTCATATTTTAGATTTTTCACAAGAGATATATGGTTCTCGTGTTCGGTTTCATGTTAAAAAATTTATTCGTGGTGAAATGAAGTTTGAAAATCTCGATGAACTCAAACAGCAAATAGGAAAAGATGTATTATTAGCCTCCCAGTATTTTTCTATAAATAATTAA
- a CDS encoding MFS transporter, which yields MAMGKRSLRRFIQRNVRRTRTNCNFNTKRGRRKILKKISQKITITLPKLFLQEIITSFGYLAPLSMLVIFLSDNNSITVEQVGFAMFVSSLTARWGRLIFSPVFNYFKPKTILSIMQMVGALGYLLLYLHQSFIFIIISLTLIGLFYGSNTIYIRVLTSFLKNNNKFSTKSYSIIHIGTNISATAGPILINFLYNIKNKEFVYLFMSSFLTLSSIITMIIIPKASITKQNNILKQIFYMLFSKKFWHIYFIILVCWFYSAQIYSLAPIIISKYFNFSNYIWTISSLNGLMIIFLSLPLNNFFNKYSNSNYLQILYSVILSFIGLALLAYSHNLYYFYTSIIILTLAEILFIPAIQALLTSQTNKNSRVAIFATYAVFVGLGEGYGYYFGTKSLVYFNSNLFLREKTFYFIIIATLFCLGICVRNHNKKKLNLTN from the coding sequence ATGGCAATGGGTAAAAGGTCACTCAGGAGATTTATACAACGAAATGTGCGACGAACTCGCACGAACTGCAATTTTAACACAAAAAGGGGTCGACGAAAAATTTTAAAAAAAATTTCACAAAAAATAACCATTACCTTACCAAAGCTTTTTTTACAGGAAATTATTACAAGTTTTGGTTATTTAGCTCCATTGAGCATGCTTGTTATTTTCTTAAGCGATAATAACTCAATTACGGTTGAACAAGTTGGATTTGCCATGTTTGTCAGCTCGTTAACAGCTAGGTGGGGAAGACTCATATTTTCTCCTGTATTTAATTATTTTAAACCCAAAACTATTTTATCTATAATGCAAATGGTTGGCGCACTTGGTTATTTATTACTTTATTTACATCAATCATTTATTTTTATAATAATTTCATTAACTTTAATTGGTTTATTTTACGGAAGTAACACAATTTATATTAGAGTGCTCACATCCTTTTTAAAAAATAACAATAAGTTTTCAACCAAAAGTTACTCAATTATTCATATTGGAACAAATATTTCTGCCACCGCAGGACCAATTTTAATTAATTTTTTATATAACATTAAAAATAAAGAATTTGTTTATTTATTTATGAGTTCTTTTTTAACATTAAGTTCTATAATTACAATGATAATAATTCCAAAAGCATCTATAACAAAACAAAACAACATTTTAAAGCAAATATTTTATATGTTATTTTCTAAGAAATTTTGGCACATTTACTTTATTATTTTAGTTTGTTGGTTTTACAGTGCTCAAATATATTCTTTAGCACCAATTATTATTTCAAAATATTTTAATTTTTCCAACTATATATGGACAATATCAAGCTTAAATGGGTTGATGATAATTTTTTTATCGCTGCCATTAAACAATTTTTTTAATAAATACTCAAATAGTAATTATTTACAAATACTTTATTCTGTTATTTTATCTTTTATAGGCCTCGCTTTACTAGCCTATAGCCATAATTTATATTACTTTTACACCTCAATTATAATACTAACACTAGCTGAAATATTATTTATCCCTGCAATTCAAGCATTACTAACATCTCAAACTAATAAAAACTCGCGAGTTGCTATATTTGCAACTTATGCTGTATTTGTTGGCCTTGGAGAAGGTTACGGATATTATTTTGGAACAAAAAGCTTAGTTTATTTTAATTCAAATTTATTTTTAAGAGAAAAAACCTTTTACTTTATTATAATAGCAACTTTATTTTGTTTAGGAATATGTGTAAGAAATCATAATAAAAAGAAATTAAATTTAACTAATTAA
- the glyS gene encoding glycine--tRNA ligase subunit beta produces the protein MALFHDTLAKEHASYSIEISSRRLSILFKNIPKTENSKTLEIWGPAERIAKASDGSLSQAGLGFCKKNNIDPLRVQFKSKNEGVFMYSEKFLEGRDFPTILAEKFKEWCYAFSAPLMMKWLPQDISPTFIRPVRWIVALVEDKVIPLNMFGLTASRLTCGQRILHPESLPIEHVNDYFKVLNNIFVKPFIKERNSIILNNAKKLAAEKNGKVQIDNSLLDKCVGLYENPYVFIAEFEEKYLRLPKPLISSVLKEHMNYFSVASLNNEKLLPYYIGVANYKCNNLQEMIEGTKTVVVGRLEDGAFYYDTDLKTPLAELRNKLHHQLFQAGMGSLFDKTERIKKLVSHLCILLQLTKQKEILETAAAFCKADLKTGCVQEFPDEMQGIMGGILLKEQNVFNDTYKSEIAAKAVEEHYLPLGAQSPLPTTIEGVVLALADKLDSLCLMFSHGAEMKAGKDPLGMRRLALGVVRLLGIRNENNSIALPLKDVLNLTFQVIEEEKQVKVTIESRHKTNLFIIDRIKAALEDEFDIRLIEALSRQLLEEPFSKVRLFAVEMTNALKKTGEGSLQNALLPYKRAKNLTYNWNDTTINTKLFKASAEFLLYETLQNIENIIKTQLQNSQYQEVFNTLASLAEPLSEFFETVMVNDPDEALKRNRLNLLTKICSLYENVANFSCIQVQ, from the coding sequence TTGGCACTTTTTCACGATACACTCGCCAAAGAACATGCATCATATAGTATTGAAATTTCATCTAGGCGTTTGAGTATTTTGTTTAAAAATATACCAAAAACAGAAAATTCTAAAACTTTAGAAATCTGGGGACCTGCAGAACGTATTGCTAAAGCGTCTGACGGAAGTCTTAGTCAAGCAGGGCTGGGTTTTTGTAAAAAGAATAATATCGATCCTTTGCGCGTTCAGTTTAAGTCTAAAAATGAAGGCGTGTTTATGTATTCAGAAAAGTTTTTAGAGGGGCGTGACTTTCCTACTATTCTAGCAGAAAAATTTAAAGAATGGTGTTACGCGTTTTCGGCTCCTTTAATGATGAAATGGCTACCGCAAGATATAAGTCCAACGTTTATACGTCCTGTAAGATGGATTGTTGCGTTGGTTGAAGATAAAGTGATCCCACTTAATATGTTTGGTTTAACAGCAAGTCGTTTAACTTGTGGTCAAAGAATATTGCATCCAGAATCACTACCAATTGAGCATGTAAATGATTATTTTAAAGTTTTAAATAATATTTTTGTTAAGCCATTTATAAAAGAAAGAAATTCAATTATACTAAATAATGCAAAAAAATTGGCTGCAGAAAAAAATGGAAAAGTACAAATTGATAATTCTTTATTAGACAAGTGTGTTGGTTTATACGAAAATCCTTATGTTTTTATTGCAGAATTTGAAGAAAAATATTTAAGATTACCAAAGCCGTTAATTTCTAGTGTTTTAAAAGAACATATGAATTATTTTTCTGTAGCATCTTTAAACAATGAGAAATTACTTCCCTACTATATTGGAGTTGCTAATTATAAATGTAATAATTTACAAGAAATGATTGAAGGCACTAAAACTGTAGTTGTTGGAAGACTAGAAGATGGCGCTTTTTACTATGATACAGATCTAAAAACTCCTTTGGCAGAGTTACGCAACAAATTACATCACCAGCTCTTTCAAGCTGGAATGGGTTCTTTGTTTGATAAAACAGAGCGCATTAAAAAATTAGTTTCGCACTTATGTATTTTATTACAACTCACAAAACAAAAAGAAATACTAGAAACTGCTGCAGCATTTTGTAAAGCAGATTTAAAAACTGGTTGTGTTCAAGAGTTTCCCGATGAAATGCAAGGTATTATGGGCGGAATTTTGCTTAAAGAACAAAATGTTTTTAATGATACCTATAAATCAGAAATTGCCGCAAAAGCTGTAGAAGAACATTATTTGCCTTTGGGGGCTCAATCGCCGCTACCTACAACCATAGAAGGAGTGGTCTTGGCGTTAGCAGATAAGCTAGATTCTTTGTGTCTTATGTTTTCGCATGGTGCCGAAATGAAAGCTGGTAAAGATCCTCTTGGAATGAGAAGACTTGCTCTAGGCGTAGTTAGGCTTCTTGGTATCAGAAACGAAAACAATAGCATTGCTTTACCGTTAAAAGATGTGTTAAATTTAACTTTCCAAGTTATAGAAGAAGAAAAGCAAGTAAAGGTAACAATTGAGAGTCGACATAAAACAAATTTGTTTATTATTGATAGAATAAAAGCGGCATTAGAGGATGAATTTGATATTCGTTTAATTGAAGCTTTGTCAAGACAGTTGCTTGAAGAACCATTTAGTAAAGTGAGATTATTTGCAGTAGAAATGACAAATGCTTTGAAAAAAACTGGAGAAGGCTCTTTACAAAACGCTTTGTTACCATACAAAAGAGCAAAAAATTTAACTTATAATTGGAATGATACCACAATTAATACAAAATTATTTAAAGCTTCTGCAGAGTTTTTATTATACGAAACATTGCAAAACATTGAAAATATAATTAAAACTCAATTACAAAATTCGCAATATCAAGAAGTGTTTAATACGTTAGCAAGTCTTGCCGAACCACTAAGTGAATTTTTTGAAACAGTTATGGTTAATGATCCTGATGAAGCTCTTAAGAGAAATCGTCTCAATCTTTTAACCAAAATTTGTTCTCTATACGAAAATGTCGCTAATTTTTCATGCATTCAGGTACAGTAA
- a CDS encoding 2Fe-2S iron-sulfur cluster-binding protein yields MNDINNLNKLSNTVNVTLINKSGDKIDEFKMKSGSILWVFIRKRGFPIGSACSGVGVCGACNIKIVSNNNESTSNQTSFEKETLSKNQKNPQERLACLCRVYDDIVVQADYW; encoded by the coding sequence ATGAATGATATTAATAATTTAAATAAATTATCAAACACAGTTAATGTAACCCTTATTAATAAAAGTGGCGATAAAATTGACGAATTTAAAATGAAATCAGGTTCAATTTTATGGGTTTTTATTAGAAAAAGAGGTTTTCCTATTGGATCAGCATGTTCTGGTGTTGGAGTTTGTGGCGCATGCAATATTAAAATTGTTTCTAATAACAATGAATCCACATCAAATCAAACATCATTTGAAAAAGAAACATTATCAAAAAACCAAAAAAACCCGCAAGAACGTTTAGCATGTCTTTGCAGGGTTTATGATGACATTGTTGTTCAGGCTGATTACTGGTAA